DNA sequence from the Roseovarius sp. THAF9 genome:
CCGCGCCCGGATTGAGGCGGCTGTCAGCAGTTCGCTGCGCGGGCCCTGGAGCCAATTCACTGGGCTCTTTGAGGAACTTCTGGACCGGCTTCCGCGTCGCCATGAAGCCTCTGAGCAGTTGGAACGGCTACTGTTGTGGTTCAAGGAGCTTCAGGAACGGGTCGAGGCGGCCTATCTCATGGCGACTGGTGCGACAAAACCTGTGGAAAACACCGATGGTAAAGACGCCGAAGTCGCGAAGAAGACTCAGGAAATGAACCCCAGGGAGGTCATTTCCGAACCTCATATACTAATTACAAATCAACTTAATCCTGTAATTAGTAATTCCTCTGAGAAAGAGGAAGCGGCGGGTGTGGTGCCCAATGCCCCACCCGAAGAGCGGGTTGACAGGGAGCTGGAAGACTGGGTTGCCGAGGTGAGCAAGAAACGGACGGCGCTCGACCTGCCGACTATCATGCAGGCCTGTCCTGAGTTCGCGTCTTGGGCGCGCAATATGGGTGGTTTCCTGAAGGATTGGGGCGATCTGCACCGGGTTGCCGGTCAACTCAGGCCGATGATCGGTATCTCTGAGCATGCCTGGAACGTGGCGCAGGATCGAATGGGCACCCAGGTGGCCACGGCCGCGTTTGCACTCGTCTTCGAGAAACACAGCGCGGGCGAGGTTGCCTCACCGGGCGGATATCTGCGGGGCATGGTCGAGAAAGCCGGGGCAGGGGAGCTGCATCTCGAGCGCAGCTTCTATGGTAGGCTCAGGGGGCAGGCGGCGTGACGTATTGATAAATAAGTGGCATTGGCATATATTGCCAATAAAGGAGACCTGACCCATGGTGACACGCAACGTTGTCCTGACCGAAACCCAAGACCATCTGGTTCAAGCGCTGGTGGCGTCCGGGCGCTACCAGAATGTGAGTGAAGCCATGCGCGCTGGCCTGAGGCTGCTCGAGCAGGAAGAGGCGCAGATCACGGGCATCCGCCAAGGGCTTCTTGAAGGTCTGGCGCAGGCCAATGCGGGTGATTTTGCGGAGGGCAGCGGCAAAGATGCGATCCGTCGGGCCTTTGCGACTGCGCGCGCGCGTTCATGAGCCGATCCTTCCGGCTGACCCGTCGTGCGGAAGCCAGCCTCACTGAAATCGCCAGATGGACAATCGAAACTTTCGGGCTGCGCCAAGCAGAGCTTTACGAGGCCGAATTGCTCAACCGCTGTGAAAGTATTCTGAATGGCCAAGCCCATAGTCGGAGTTGCGCAGTTCTCGTTGATGATGTCGAAGACCTGCGGTTCATAAGGGCAGGGGAGCATTTCCTGGTCTTTCTGGATCGATCGGACGAGGTCATCATCGTGGATATCCTCCATTCCCGCAGCGACCTCCCTCGCCATGTTGCCTCACTTTCGGCTTTGAAGTCCGAAGACTCCTGATCCACATCACAACCCGGCTGCCCTCGTCAGGTTCACGCGGAACCTGTCTCGGCGGCGCTGATAGCGGCGAGTCATCTCGGCCGAAGTGTGCCCCAACTGCTTCTGGACATAGCGCTCGTCGACTTCGGCGGAGCTGGCGAGACCGGCGCGCAAGCTGTGACCGGAGAACAGCGCCAGGCGGTCTTTCTCGGGCAGATCCGACCGGATGCCGGCGTCCAGGACCGTGCGCTTGATCAGGCGTGCGACATGCTTGTCGTTCAGCCGTGCCTCCAGTGCCTTCTTGCCATCGCGCGAGGTCCCGACAAAGACCGGACCGAAGTCGATCTTTGCGAAATGCAGCCATTGCTCGAGCGCATGGACTGGGCAGGTTTGATCCTTGGAGCCACGGCCAACCTCGACCTCGCGCCAGCCAGTCTTGGCATTCAGGGTGAGCAGGGCGCCCTTGTCGAAGATCTCGATCCAGCCGCCCGAGTCCGGCGTGTCGTCCTTGTGAACGTCGAGGCTGACGATTTCGGAGCGGCGCAGACCGCCCGCATAGCCGATCAGCAGGATCGCCCGGTCCCGCAGCCCGCGCAGGTCGAAGGGCAGGGCGGCAACCATCGCGAGGATGTCTTCGGCCAGGATCGCCGCCTTCTGCACTGGCGGGCGCGCGTGCTTGCGCTTGATCCCCGCCAGCACCGTCGTAATGTGGCGGTTCTTGCGATCGAGCGCAAAGCCCCGTTGCGCATAGTTCCACGCAAGGCCTGAGAGGCGGCGGTCGATGGTGCTGACTGATAGGGGTCGGGACGCCGACTGCGAAGGGGAGGGGCCTGACCCAGAGGCCAGATCCGCGAGGTAAAGCCCGATCATCTCGGGAGACGGCGGTAGAGGCTCGATGCCTTTCATCCGGCACCAGCGCGTGAAATGCGCCCAATCCTTCGCGTAGGCTGTCAACGTGTTGTCGGACGCTGCAGCGCGGGCATAGTCGCGGGCGGTGTCGACCAGGCGATCAAGGCTGCCGGACCCCGCGACATGGGAGGGCAGGGCGATCCCATCGCTTTTTTCTTGATTTCTCGCGTCGCCCTGAGCACTATG
Encoded proteins:
- a CDS encoding type II toxin-antitoxin system RelE/ParE family toxin; this encodes MSRSFRLTRRAEASLTEIARWTIETFGLRQAELYEAELLNRCESILNGQAHSRSCAVLVDDVEDLRFIRAGEHFLVFLDRSDEVIIVDILHSRSDLPRHVASLSALKSEDS
- the repC gene encoding plasmid replication protein RepC, with the translated sequence MKHTGWRKPTPGLGVAEQLAQAGERVAVPKTRAFVALKRVGAHIGLKAGDMMLLDTLGAFTQAQDWEEGQRPIVWASNAYLMEQTGFSLSALKRHARRLAEIGVISFQDSPNGKRWGRRNAEGRIVEAYGFDLSPLSARVDEFEGLHAELQAERELCQRLKRQITVARRMIRARIEAAVSSSLRGPWSQFTGLFEELLDRLPRRHEASEQLERLLLWFKELQERVEAAYLMATGATKPVENTDGKDAEVAKKTQEMNPREVISEPHILITNQLNPVISNSSEKEEAAGVVPNAPPEERVDRELEDWVAEVSKKRTALDLPTIMQACPEFASWARNMGGFLKDWGDLHRVAGQLRPMIGISEHAWNVAQDRMGTQVATAAFALVFEKHSAGEVASPGGYLRGMVEKAGAGELHLERSFYGRLRGQAA
- a CDS encoding type II toxin-antitoxin system ParD family antitoxin, with translation MVTRNVVLTETQDHLVQALVASGRYQNVSEAMRAGLRLLEQEEAQITGIRQGLLEGLAQANAGDFAEGSGKDAIRRAFATARARS
- a CDS encoding tyrosine-type recombinase/integrase, which codes for MASEDEKPTSSNSDTIHSAQGDARNQEKSDGIALPSHVAGSGSLDRLVDTARDYARAAASDNTLTAYAKDWAHFTRWCRMKGIEPLPPSPEMIGLYLADLASGSGPSPSQSASRPLSVSTIDRRLSGLAWNYAQRGFALDRKNRHITTVLAGIKRKHARPPVQKAAILAEDILAMVAALPFDLRGLRDRAILLIGYAGGLRRSEIVSLDVHKDDTPDSGGWIEIFDKGALLTLNAKTGWREVEVGRGSKDQTCPVHALEQWLHFAKIDFGPVFVGTSRDGKKALEARLNDKHVARLIKRTVLDAGIRSDLPEKDRLALFSGHSLRAGLASSAEVDERYVQKQLGHTSAEMTRRYQRRRDRFRVNLTRAAGL